The proteins below come from a single Tachypleus tridentatus isolate NWPU-2018 chromosome 13, ASM421037v1, whole genome shotgun sequence genomic window:
- the LOC143236871 gene encoding uncharacterized protein LOC143236871 isoform X2 has translation MLGLPLLWMRSTSKEDNNLKQVNVSLGLKDLHIRADARNNIRLQYILGFPVSELDISLYLAHVVKKGIETRFLAMRVHRHNVVLLEGGHKRKKMDKAKPHQAICYVH, from the exons ATGTTAGGACTTCCCCTTCTCTGGATGCGCTCTACTTCAAAAGAagataataatcttaaacaagTAAACGTTTCTCTTGGACTTAAAGACCTCCACATCAGAGCTGATGCCCGTAACAACATACGGCTTCAGTACATTTTGGGATTTCCCGTTAGTGAACTTGACATTTCTCTCTACCTCGCCCATGTTGTTAAGAAAG gtatcgaaacccggtttttagcgatgcgagtccacagacataacgTCGTGCTACTGGAGGGGGGTCATAAACGAAAGAAAATGGACAAAG